In Gemmatimonadales bacterium, one DNA window encodes the following:
- a CDS encoding phospholipase D-like domain-containing protein: MPADAAGYVGSDFSRHFYDLRTTVRTLVAEASKRVILAAPYWDEQVASDLADLLERRLRAGVRVAVLARRPQAGTTNERALAILRAALADSPGSEVRILERASKVDPFGASTFHFKVACADSRRAYLGSANFNTAGLNSRWELGVLLGPRNAGVLAQCLEGLWSAASAQ; this comes from the coding sequence ATGCCTGCTGACGCCGCGGGCTATGTTGGTTCGGACTTCAGTCGACACTTCTACGATCTTCGGACGACGGTAAGGACGCTTGTGGCGGAGGCGTCGAAACGGGTGATACTCGCGGCGCCGTATTGGGATGAGCAAGTCGCATCAGACTTGGCGGACCTCCTAGAACGGCGCCTTCGAGCCGGAGTTAGAGTCGCCGTTCTTGCACGGCGTCCCCAGGCAGGAACTACAAACGAGCGGGCCTTGGCGATCCTGCGCGCCGCTCTTGCCGACTCGCCAGGCTCCGAGGTCCGGATTCTGGAACGAGCATCGAAGGTCGACCCGTTCGGCGCGTCAACGTTTCATTTCAAGGTCGCATGTGCGGACTCGCGCCGCGCCTATCTTGGCTCCGCCAATTTCAACACCGCTGGGCTCAATTCACGTTGGGAACTTGGCGTGCTCCTTGGGCCGAGAAACGCCGGCGTTCTTG